One genomic window of Treponema sp. J25 includes the following:
- a CDS encoding right-handed parallel beta-helix repeat-containing protein encodes MIFMRRFFSFFGGVLALGMMPVIIFAQEGRRPWQEVPLPRIVSVNPDQGDPSRLILSFEADLSAQGADRALISLMDEKGKVLESRTMGRTSRSIKQADFRPGKTARYQFQVALYRNGETEARLSSLFFYDFRLPLVVPELQLLNKGKGTLLVRWTSVPEAEAYELRYVELPNKDVVPSLTDASVYQKRSMIQKAGSSLECSLEGLSVGKPYAISLAVLRGSDVVVSAPVVKTIRDVEEREWRFTWFGQSSREDLNTFKMLDNDNFVFQLTSCQYDPKTGEILQKGGKFTAFHDGISFYYTVLDPRRENFELSATFQVDYINPTADGQEGFGLLVLDSLGQHGVNNVNHYTNSAGILATKFEETIDGVKRTSKDTLGARFVTGLSKEVIASGDSGIAQKGVSVGRAFSYDSSALIRRGDIYRITLKKTNTGYHAIYQKPYATEEDRTEFILYGPEKLQVLDPDHIYVGFAVARGCNVTVRDVEFRVTDAQKDPPGVPEPPEVVPLIAKVDSPTTYTSENYPLVFYANAAGRLTVQDTAGKVLVRDVPIKPLVDYTTTLRLKGGSNDFVLQFTPDPSYKPGPKQVIGRYDSEQRAYVENYSPYYINLSVLYNKYEGKDLYVSPEGSPFGKGTTTDPLDLTTALYFVGPGQRIILKGGVYYPSRTVTIERGNNGTEKQRKVLISAPGERAILDFSASRAKTAGFILWGNYWTIESIDIRSTPGDVKGLQVGGNYNIIRDVRTYRCGDTGLQISGVSAEPREKWPRYNQVINCLSHDNQDPASNNADGFAAKLTVGEGNRFYGCIAHHNIDDGWDLFSKIESGPIGSVLVENCVAYNNGFLSDGSGNGDGNGFKMGGDGIAVSHVLKNSIAFGNGTSGITSNSNPALIIENCTSYGNKGANINLYGKGDGKRLFVVRNVLSFGGGSGDVYREMPELAAPHNFFWNGAACVNSEGRTLGKDAFVSVDMTTVPRWDAKGSIDLQGFLVPTAVVPQGVGARF; translated from the coding sequence ATGATTTTTATGCGGCGATTTTTCTCTTTTTTTGGGGGTGTCCTTGCCCTTGGCATGATGCCGGTTATTATATTTGCCCAGGAGGGACGGCGGCCCTGGCAAGAGGTTCCTCTGCCTCGTATTGTTTCAGTAAACCCTGACCAGGGGGATCCTTCCCGGCTTATCCTTTCGTTTGAGGCTGATTTAAGTGCCCAGGGGGCCGATAGGGCGCTGATTTCCCTCATGGACGAAAAGGGGAAGGTTTTGGAATCCCGTACCATGGGGAGAACCTCCCGGTCTATAAAACAAGCGGATTTCAGACCTGGTAAAACTGCTCGGTACCAGTTCCAGGTTGCCCTGTATCGAAACGGAGAAACCGAGGCCCGACTGTCTTCTCTTTTTTTCTATGATTTTCGTCTTCCCCTTGTTGTGCCGGAACTGCAGCTTTTAAACAAAGGAAAAGGGACCCTGCTTGTTCGCTGGACATCGGTCCCCGAAGCGGAGGCCTACGAACTACGGTACGTGGAACTACCGAACAAAGATGTAGTTCCTTCCCTGACGGATGCTTCGGTATATCAGAAGAGATCGATGATACAAAAAGCGGGGAGTAGTCTCGAATGTTCTTTGGAAGGTCTTTCGGTAGGAAAGCCCTATGCCATTAGTCTGGCCGTGTTGCGGGGGAGCGATGTGGTGGTTTCTGCCCCGGTGGTAAAAACGATTCGGGATGTGGAAGAGCGAGAATGGCGCTTTACCTGGTTTGGGCAATCGAGCCGGGAAGATCTCAATACCTTCAAAATGCTCGATAACGATAATTTTGTGTTCCAGCTTACTTCCTGTCAGTATGATCCTAAAACGGGGGAAATCCTCCAAAAGGGGGGAAAATTTACCGCCTTCCACGATGGTATTTCTTTCTATTATACGGTCCTCGATCCCCGGCGAGAAAATTTCGAGCTTTCGGCAACCTTCCAGGTAGATTACATTAACCCCACCGCCGATGGGCAGGAAGGATTTGGTCTCCTCGTGTTGGATAGTCTGGGGCAGCATGGGGTGAATAACGTTAATCACTATACCAATTCGGCAGGGATCCTTGCTACCAAGTTTGAAGAAACGATCGATGGGGTTAAACGGACGAGTAAGGATACCCTGGGGGCCCGATTTGTGACGGGACTTTCAAAGGAGGTGATTGCCTCTGGCGATTCGGGTATTGCCCAGAAAGGGGTGAGTGTTGGTCGGGCCTTTAGTTATGATAGTTCTGCCCTTATACGAAGGGGAGATATATACCGGATTACCTTGAAGAAGACAAACACGGGCTATCATGCTATTTACCAGAAACCCTATGCCACCGAAGAGGATCGCACAGAGTTTATTTTATATGGGCCAGAAAAACTCCAGGTCCTGGATCCTGATCACATCTATGTGGGCTTTGCGGTAGCCCGGGGTTGTAATGTGACGGTTCGGGATGTAGAGTTTCGGGTAACCGATGCCCAAAAGGATCCTCCGGGAGTGCCGGAACCACCGGAAGTGGTACCCCTTATTGCAAAGGTTGATTCTCCTACGACGTATACGAGCGAAAATTATCCCCTGGTGTTTTATGCTAATGCCGCAGGGCGCCTTACGGTGCAGGATACGGCGGGGAAAGTTCTGGTCCGGGATGTGCCGATTAAGCCCCTGGTGGATTATACGACGACCCTTCGCCTGAAAGGGGGAAGTAACGATTTTGTGCTCCAGTTTACGCCAGATCCGTCCTATAAGCCGGGACCAAAACAGGTGATCGGTCGCTACGATAGTGAACAGCGGGCCTACGTAGAAAATTATAGTCCCTACTACATAAACCTTTCGGTTTTGTATAACAAATATGAAGGGAAAGACCTCTACGTAAGTCCTGAGGGCTCTCCTTTTGGGAAGGGAACCACCACAGATCCTCTGGATCTTACCACGGCCCTGTATTTTGTAGGCCCCGGTCAGCGGATTATCCTGAAAGGGGGAGTGTATTACCCCTCACGGACCGTGACTATCGAGCGGGGAAATAATGGAACGGAAAAGCAGCGAAAAGTCCTTATTTCAGCCCCTGGTGAACGGGCTATCCTTGATTTTAGTGCAAGCCGGGCAAAAACGGCGGGATTCATCCTGTGGGGAAATTACTGGACCATCGAAAGTATTGATATCCGGAGCACCCCTGGTGATGTAAAGGGCCTCCAAGTCGGTGGAAATTACAATATTATTCGGGATGTACGAACCTATCGTTGTGGTGATACGGGACTCCAGATAAGCGGGGTAAGTGCTGAACCTCGGGAAAAGTGGCCCCGGTATAACCAGGTTATTAATTGTCTTTCCCATGATAACCAGGACCCTGCTTCAAACAATGCCGATGGGTTTGCGGCAAAACTAACGGTAGGAGAGGGAAATCGCTTCTATGGATGTATCGCTCATCATAATATTGATGACGGGTGGGATCTCTTTTCCAAAATTGAAAGTGGCCCTATTGGATCAGTGCTGGTAGAAAACTGCGTTGCCTATAACAACGGGTTCCTTTCTGATGGTTCAGGGAATGGCGATGGAAACGGCTTTAAAATGGGAGGGGATGGCATTGCGGTCTCCCACGTGCTTAAAAACAGCATTGCCTTTGGGAATGGTACCAGTGGAATTACCAGTAACTCTAATCCTGCCCTTATCATCGAAAATTGTACCTCCTATGGAAACAAAGGGGCAAACATTAATCTGTACGGCAAGGGTGATGGAAAACGCCTGTTTGTGGTACGGAACGTCCTTTCCTTTGGGGGTGGCTCCGGTGATGTATACCGGGAAATGCCGGAGCTCGCGGCTCCCCATAATTTCTTCTGGAATGGTGCGGCTTGTGTAAATAGCGAGGGACGAACCCTTGGTAAAGATGCCTTTGTTTCCGTGGATATGACAACCGTTCCTCGCTGGGATGCAAAGGGTAGTATCGATCTTCAGGGATTCCTGGTTCCCACAGCAGTTGTACCCCAAGGAGTGGGAGCCCGGTTTTAA
- a CDS encoding AraC family transcriptional regulator, which translates to MRKKVVQLLSNYEKNVQILFIVMLPPDIRIEDEVCNLRFIRKSRATTNPERHFHSSWEFLYVASGSRTFFYRSATYAMGEGAIAIIPPGILHRGLNQKGETCELYNIYVLDQNNPLFSSLLPLCVSWVEQHDPVIQFDEKSRYEVESLFQSMGMELQRKEPWYVQVVWAQLALLVALSCRSAAQAQRGTGQQQLDPRIQETLHWIDLHYAEPIDLERVAQQTSMSPAYFSKLFYRTTQIHFHEYLASVRIQRACSLLATTREPVYRIAERCGFGSVTQFGRLFRQLTGQHPLEYRRKTNPQYTST; encoded by the coding sequence ATGAGAAAAAAGGTTGTGCAATTATTGTCTAATTATGAAAAAAATGTTCAAATATTGTTTATTGTTATGCTTCCCCCTGATATTCGGATAGAGGACGAAGTTTGTAATCTTCGATTTATTAGAAAGTCCCGGGCTACCACCAACCCGGAACGACATTTTCATAGTTCCTGGGAATTCCTGTACGTGGCTTCTGGTTCTCGCACCTTCTTTTATCGCAGTGCCACCTATGCGATGGGTGAAGGCGCGATCGCCATTATTCCTCCGGGAATTCTGCATCGGGGACTCAACCAGAAGGGAGAGACCTGCGAGCTTTATAATATATATGTGCTTGATCAAAACAATCCTCTCTTTTCTTCCCTTCTTCCCCTCTGTGTTTCCTGGGTTGAACAGCACGATCCGGTAATCCAGTTTGATGAAAAAAGCCGTTACGAAGTGGAGTCCCTCTTTCAGTCTATGGGGATGGAACTTCAAAGGAAAGAGCCCTGGTATGTCCAGGTAGTATGGGCCCAATTGGCCCTGCTTGTGGCCCTATCCTGCCGTTCTGCGGCCCAGGCTCAACGGGGAACAGGGCAACAACAGCTCGACCCCCGCATCCAGGAAACCCTTCACTGGATCGATCTGCATTATGCCGAACCTATCGATTTAGAACGGGTTGCGCAGCAGACCAGTATGAGTCCTGCCTATTTTTCAAAATTGTTTTATAGAACCACCCAGATCCATTTTCATGAATACCTTGCCTCTGTTCGAATCCAGAGGGCCTGTAGCCTTTTGGCCACCACCCGTGAACCGGTGTACCGTATTGCCGAACGGTGTGGTTTTGGGAGTGTTACCCAGTTTGGCAGGCTGTTCCGTCAACTGACAGGGCAGCATCCTCTGGAATATCGAAGGAAAACAAATCCTCAGTATACGAGCACCTAG
- a CDS encoding MATE family efflux transporter: MRKAVSLKTDNRTATRDRRDFILYGNLWSVVIQLGLPLVFYNGISQVFSFLDTLIAASMGARIVSIVSFVSQIQSLFTTLSAGLGVGGGVLIARAIGAHDTQKAQQRMGILFMFTLVLIFVILGIMIPLAPWILRFFKMPPDLLDPGLTLFRIELLGLVFICLNSVYFAIERARGNTERIFWWNLLILSTKLGATLLFVYLFRWGPLSLSIASLIAQGTVSLFAGGTFLLKEGSGIIQTLRHYGVDTAEIKPIVSLSTPVFLEKFIFNYGKAVVNSMSAAYGSMAIGALGVSNRIGGLVTMPPIGFQEAEATIISQNLGNKNSHRAFETFKITCTINIILGIFFFILMSICKDTLIHLFARGDPLFSQEIAEVYNYERYASVLLAISSSVMGLLYGFGYTRISMVLNLLRLFVFRIPPLWYFQHYTNLKTEGLGLSMMISNMMMGISAIIAALLVIYRWKKGTAVITGSPAEIEGKGVTAETEGT, translated from the coding sequence ATGAGAAAAGCAGTTTCCTTGAAAACCGACAATAGAACCGCTACTAGAGATCGTCGGGATTTTATTCTGTACGGCAACCTCTGGAGCGTGGTGATTCAACTCGGCCTCCCCTTGGTGTTTTATAACGGGATAAGCCAGGTTTTTAGCTTCCTCGATACCCTTATCGCGGCATCGATGGGAGCTCGAATCGTTTCAATTGTCTCTTTTGTTTCCCAGATTCAGTCCCTTTTTACGACCCTTAGTGCAGGGCTCGGCGTGGGCGGTGGGGTACTCATTGCCCGGGCAATTGGAGCCCATGATACCCAAAAAGCCCAGCAACGGATGGGTATCCTTTTTATGTTTACGCTGGTCCTTATATTCGTCATCCTTGGGATTATGATTCCCCTTGCCCCCTGGATTCTCCGTTTTTTTAAAATGCCCCCTGATCTATTAGATCCCGGCCTTACCTTATTCAGAATAGAACTGCTCGGCCTCGTATTCATATGTCTTAACAGCGTATATTTTGCGATTGAGCGGGCCCGGGGAAACACGGAACGAATTTTCTGGTGGAATCTTCTTATCCTTTCTACAAAGTTAGGGGCCACCCTTCTTTTCGTATACCTATTCCGCTGGGGCCCCCTTTCGCTTTCCATTGCTTCCCTTATTGCCCAGGGAACAGTCTCCCTTTTTGCGGGGGGGACCTTTCTTCTTAAAGAAGGGAGTGGTATCATACAGACCCTTCGCCACTATGGGGTGGATACCGCTGAAATAAAGCCCATCGTTTCTCTTTCTACCCCCGTTTTTCTTGAAAAATTCATTTTTAACTATGGGAAAGCGGTGGTTAATTCCATGAGTGCCGCCTACGGAAGCATGGCTATCGGGGCCCTCGGCGTTTCTAACCGCATTGGGGGCCTGGTCACCATGCCTCCCATCGGCTTTCAGGAAGCAGAAGCCACCATTATTAGCCAGAATTTGGGAAATAAAAACAGTCACCGGGCCTTTGAAACTTTTAAGATCACCTGTACTATCAATATAATCTTGGGAATCTTTTTCTTTATCCTTATGAGTATCTGTAAGGATACCCTTATTCATCTCTTCGCTCGGGGGGATCCCCTCTTTTCTCAAGAAATTGCAGAGGTGTACAACTATGAACGCTATGCCTCGGTACTCCTGGCTATCTCGAGTTCTGTTATGGGTCTCTTATATGGTTTTGGGTATACCCGGATTTCTATGGTTTTGAATCTATTACGGCTTTTTGTGTTCCGCATTCCACCCCTGTGGTATTTCCAGCATTATACCAACCTCAAAACTGAAGGGCTTGGCCTTTCCATGATGATCAGCAACATGATGATGGGTATAAGCGCCATCATTGCGGCGCTGCTCGTGATATACCGCTGGAAAAAGGGGACCGCCGTTATTACTGGTTCCCCCGCAGAAATAGAAGGGAAAGGGGTTACCGCCGAAACAGAAGGGACATGA
- a CDS encoding extracellular solute-binding protein, translating into MKRFVSMVLVLLLAFGMVTFTFAEGQADGKGGSSSGPVTIELWYGAAVTEAGPPPADWVALKIIKEKLNIDLKITALPSANEDQDVKINTAAAANALPDLFMVSRPVWMNLIKQGLIAPVDDLYPLMPNRCKYHYDEDSRAFTTVNGKSYGLASPGSIAKNEGLLIRKDWLDKLGLKVPTTTEELFQVMKAFTTKDPDGNGKDDTYGFGAFIEINNFEEGLGRRFDPIFGAFGVAGTWNLSAKNPGLNVRKPEYYDALAYVRRMVDEKVIDPNWVSYKKDDFRAAWKQGRFGIMREQNAAYAAESNYTPFDKNFPNGEWIVIDPPKGPKGFQSVGVFTQSYRIYAVSTKAMKAGKGPAIAKLLEWMSSDEGYFLLGWGVEGVNYVKGPDGVPTVNGIPDPAKGFSKPEMQPLTQLRNMVFYNGDLELKARYPTYKAPYSGKTMSALTVLRDMQKRPWTNGVGADTLPNPSADLKRFYEQGVVEFVTGARQLTPENWKAWVAEFDKMGGLDWEKAGIEYARANNLLK; encoded by the coding sequence ATGAAGCGTTTTGTGTCGATGGTACTCGTACTCCTCCTGGCCTTTGGAATGGTAACATTTACCTTTGCTGAAGGACAGGCGGATGGGAAAGGGGGATCTTCCTCGGGACCGGTGACGATTGAACTCTGGTATGGGGCGGCGGTTACCGAAGCAGGACCACCCCCGGCTGACTGGGTAGCCCTTAAGATCATCAAGGAAAAGCTCAATATCGATCTTAAGATTACCGCCCTTCCTTCGGCGAACGAAGATCAGGATGTAAAGATTAACACTGCTGCGGCGGCTAACGCCCTGCCCGATCTCTTTATGGTAAGCCGTCCTGTGTGGATGAACCTTATTAAACAGGGACTTATCGCTCCGGTAGATGATTTGTATCCCCTTATGCCGAACCGCTGTAAGTATCACTATGATGAGGATAGCCGGGCGTTTACTACCGTCAATGGGAAATCCTATGGGCTTGCTTCCCCTGGTTCTATTGCCAAGAATGAGGGGCTTCTGATCCGAAAGGACTGGCTTGATAAGTTAGGCCTCAAGGTTCCTACCACCACGGAAGAACTGTTCCAGGTGATGAAGGCCTTTACCACAAAGGATCCCGATGGAAACGGCAAAGATGATACCTATGGGTTTGGGGCCTTTATTGAAATCAATAACTTTGAAGAAGGGCTTGGCCGCCGTTTCGATCCTATTTTTGGAGCCTTTGGAGTAGCGGGAACCTGGAATCTTTCGGCTAAAAACCCCGGTCTTAATGTGCGCAAACCCGAATACTACGATGCCCTGGCCTATGTCCGGCGCATGGTGGATGAAAAGGTTATCGATCCTAACTGGGTTAGCTATAAGAAAGATGATTTCCGGGCTGCCTGGAAACAGGGGCGCTTTGGGATCATGCGGGAACAGAATGCCGCCTATGCAGCAGAATCCAACTATACTCCCTTTGATAAGAATTTCCCCAACGGTGAATGGATTGTGATCGATCCTCCTAAAGGACCGAAAGGGTTCCAGTCGGTGGGGGTCTTTACCCAGAGTTACCGGATTTATGCGGTTTCTACCAAGGCCATGAAGGCTGGTAAAGGGCCGGCCATTGCAAAACTCCTTGAATGGATGAGCTCCGATGAGGGGTATTTCCTCCTTGGGTGGGGTGTAGAAGGGGTAAACTATGTGAAAGGTCCCGATGGGGTTCCGACGGTGAACGGGATCCCCGATCCTGCCAAAGGTTTCAGCAAACCCGAGATGCAGCCCCTTACCCAGCTACGGAACATGGTGTTCTATAATGGAGACCTGGAACTGAAAGCCCGCTATCCCACCTATAAGGCACCCTATTCTGGTAAGACCATGAGTGCCCTCACGGTACTTCGGGACATGCAGAAGCGACCCTGGACCAATGGGGTCGGCGCAGATACCCTTCCCAATCCTTCGGCGGATCTTAAGCGCTTCTATGAACAGGGGGTTGTGGAGTTTGTGACTGGTGCTCGCCAGCTTACTCCTGAGAACTGGAAGGCCTGGGTGGCCGAATTCGATAAGATGGGCGGTCTTGACTGGGAAAAGGCCGGTATCGAATATGCCCGGGCGAACAATCTGTTAAAATAG
- a CDS encoding carbohydrate ABC transporter permease, which yields MAQGTMKIRLSPSDRIFYGIIDVLLVFILIIVAVPLWSTITLSFRPNHFIGSNLEGMFLAPWKWSTAAYRALLGNRGFLMAFSNSLKILVFGVITALFFTVPMAYALSIRGLPGHKFFHIFVLIPYLFNVGLIPAYLVVTTVGLTNRLAAVFLPVAISTYNLLIMRQFFEGIPEELKESARIDGASELTILLRIVLPLSKPILLTIGLYYGVAFWNDFLHALIYLNKASLHPLPILLRNILLASGMNEFVEVNAFGEASVQSIKAASVFMAAIPMVIAYPFIQKFFTKGTLLGSIKG from the coding sequence ATGGCTCAAGGAACGATGAAGATACGACTTTCACCGAGTGATCGGATTTTTTATGGGATTATCGATGTTCTCCTAGTGTTTATTTTAATCATTGTGGCAGTTCCCTTGTGGAGTACGATTACCCTCTCCTTTCGACCGAACCACTTTATAGGAAGTAATCTGGAAGGGATGTTTCTTGCTCCCTGGAAATGGTCTACCGCCGCCTATCGGGCCCTGCTGGGAAACCGGGGCTTTTTGATGGCCTTCAGTAACAGTCTTAAGATTCTGGTTTTTGGTGTTATCACCGCCCTCTTTTTTACGGTTCCCATGGCCTATGCCCTTTCGATTCGGGGGCTCCCGGGCCACAAATTTTTCCATATCTTTGTGCTTATTCCGTACCTGTTTAACGTGGGACTCATTCCGGCCTACCTGGTGGTAACCACCGTGGGGCTTACTAATAGGTTAGCGGCGGTGTTTTTGCCAGTGGCCATTAGTACCTACAACCTGCTTATTATGCGGCAATTTTTCGAAGGAATCCCGGAAGAACTCAAAGAATCGGCCCGTATCGATGGAGCTTCGGAACTTACTATCCTGCTCCGTATCGTGCTTCCCCTATCAAAGCCTATTCTGTTAACGATAGGGCTCTACTATGGAGTGGCGTTCTGGAATGACTTCTTGCATGCCCTCATTTACCTTAATAAGGCTTCCCTCCATCCGCTACCTATTTTGCTCCGAAACATACTCCTTGCAAGCGGTATGAATGAGTTTGTGGAGGTGAATGCCTTTGGAGAAGCCTCGGTACAGTCGATTAAAGCAGCGAGTGTGTTTATGGCGGCGATTCCCATGGTTATTGCCTACCCATTTATTCAGAAATTCTTTACCAAGGGAACCCTGCTGGGAAGTATTAAGGGGTAA
- a CDS encoding ABC transporter permease subunit, which yields MSSYAAATSKKSLWREIRRYMPIYMLMVLPLLYYAIFRYWPIVNGQIAFKDYMALDGVWGSKWIGFENFRSFFNSFYFWELLRNTVFYSFGKLLVGVPVSIILAIMIYETNHPKLGKVVQTLSYLPHFLSWVIVYGILLVLLAPGDGLVNDVLKAMGQQPIDFLTNTKYFPWIVILSDAWKEMGWSAIIFIAALMAIDPTLFEAAAVEGVTAFQRVWYITLPLIRPVIMTVVILKLGTILDAGFNQIFMLYSIPVYSVADIIDTWVYRQGLLEFRFGLATAVGLFKGTIGMIMVIIANRLVKRFSDSSMY from the coding sequence ATGAGTAGTTATGCAGCGGCGACTTCAAAAAAATCGCTCTGGCGGGAGATCCGGCGGTATATGCCGATTTACATGCTTATGGTGCTTCCGCTTCTGTACTATGCGATATTCCGGTACTGGCCTATTGTAAACGGCCAAATCGCGTTTAAGGATTACATGGCCCTGGATGGCGTGTGGGGAAGCAAGTGGATCGGTTTTGAAAATTTTCGTTCTTTTTTCAATTCCTTTTATTTTTGGGAACTCCTGAGAAACACGGTTTTTTACAGTTTTGGTAAGCTCCTTGTGGGGGTTCCTGTTTCCATCATCCTGGCCATCATGATTTATGAAACCAATCACCCCAAGCTCGGAAAGGTGGTCCAGACCCTGTCCTATCTTCCCCACTTTCTTTCGTGGGTTATCGTGTATGGGATTCTTTTGGTGCTTCTCGCCCCCGGGGATGGCCTTGTAAATGATGTCCTTAAGGCCATGGGACAGCAACCCATCGATTTTTTAACCAACACTAAGTACTTTCCCTGGATCGTGATTCTTTCCGATGCCTGGAAGGAAATGGGGTGGAGTGCCATCATCTTTATTGCGGCCCTCATGGCCATCGATCCTACCCTGTTTGAAGCCGCGGCTGTCGAAGGGGTTACGGCCTTTCAGCGGGTGTGGTACATTACGCTGCCCCTCATTCGACCAGTGATCATGACAGTGGTAATCCTTAAGTTGGGAACGATTCTGGACGCGGGCTTTAACCAGATCTTCATGCTCTATTCAATCCCGGTATACAGCGTAGCGGATATTATCGATACCTGGGTATACCGCCAGGGTCTTTTGGAATTCCGCTTTGGTCTTGCCACGGCGGTGGGCCTTTTTAAGGGAACCATCGGAATGATCATGGTGATTATCGCAAACCGGCTGGTAAAGCGGTTCTCCGATTCTTCAATGTATTGA
- a CDS encoding sugar phosphate isomerase/epimerase family protein, with protein sequence MMNIGVRCHDVGIFPPDLLAEKVAATGVRCVQLALSKALPGAPLVPEEVNIPQVSGAFQRQGLSIAVLGCYINPVHPDRNQREAALRRFEAHLRAAPLFGCSIVGTETGSCAADCSYHPDTERDATFADLVASAERLVRCAETIGSVIVGIEAVAEKHTISTPEKMARLLKEIDSPHLGVIFDPTNLVPSSGIDDMGAFLDRCFEAFGHKIVAVHAKDYRMELVDGRMIKSPSLPAGTGLLPWPDILRRLRALNREAVPILIEDIKASHIEETRRRLETFWSHLEYM encoded by the coding sequence ATGATGAATATTGGTGTCCGATGCCATGATGTAGGCATATTCCCCCCTGATCTTCTTGCAGAAAAGGTCGCCGCTACTGGCGTGCGCTGTGTCCAGCTTGCCCTTTCAAAGGCTTTGCCGGGAGCTCCTTTGGTGCCGGAAGAGGTCAATATTCCCCAGGTTTCTGGGGCCTTTCAGCGTCAGGGCCTTTCTATTGCGGTCCTGGGATGTTATATCAACCCGGTACATCCAGACCGGAATCAGCGAGAGGCCGCCCTTCGGCGCTTTGAGGCCCATCTCCGGGCGGCCCCTCTCTTTGGCTGTTCCATCGTGGGAACCGAAACGGGCTCCTGTGCCGCCGACTGTTCCTACCATCCCGATACAGAGCGGGATGCAACCTTTGCAGACCTGGTCGCTTCGGCGGAACGGCTTGTCCGCTGTGCCGAAACAATAGGCTCTGTTATCGTTGGGATCGAAGCGGTAGCAGAAAAACACACCATCTCGACTCCCGAAAAGATGGCCCGGCTTCTTAAAGAGATCGATTCCCCCCACCTGGGGGTTATCTTTGATCCTACCAACCTGGTTCCCTCATCGGGGATCGATGATATGGGGGCCTTTCTTGACCGCTGTTTTGAAGCCTTTGGGCATAAAATTGTGGCGGTCCATGCCAAGGATTACCGGATGGAACTGGTTGACGGAAGAATGATAAAATCCCCCTCCCTACCGGCCGGTACGGGCCTTCTTCCCTGGCCTGATATTCTACGCCGTCTTAGGGCTCTCAATCGGGAAGCGGTCCCCATTCTTATTGAGGATATTAAGGCTTCCCACATTGAAGAAACAAGAAGGCGCCTCGAAACCTTCTGGTCCCACCTTGAGTATATGTAA